A single genomic interval of Cervus elaphus chromosome 19, mCerEla1.1, whole genome shotgun sequence harbors:
- the IGSF10 gene encoding immunoglobulin superfamily member 10 has protein sequence MKPKGRGSPSLLLSFTAACLIALPRGRACPRRCACYLPTEVHCTFRYLTSIPESIPPNVERINLGYNSLVRLTEADFSGLNKLELLMLHSNGIHTIPAKTFSDLQALQVLKMSYNKVRKLQRDTFYGLRSLTRLHMDHNNIEFINPEVFYGLTSLRLVHLEGNQLTKLHPDTFVSLRYLRIFKISFIKYLYLSDNFLSSIPQEMVTYMSDLESLYLHGNPWICDCRLTWLAVWLREKPDIIKCKKDRSPSSPQQCPLCMNPRTSKGKPLVMVPAAAFLCAKPTIDPSLKLKSLTVPEDSGSVLVSPQDFMAPFGSLTLNITDQTGNEANMICSIQRPAVTSSIAFTAENDNITLNASLSTFLVCDMDDSHIQPVWQVLALYGDSPLILERSHVFTETPQPCHKYKQVVLRPEDIFTNIEAGLRADPPWFMQDRISLQLNRTATTLSTLQIQYSSDVHVTLPRSERQPERHRWTMISRDNNTKLERTVLVGGTIDLDCPGQGEPPPHLEWLLADGSKVRAPYVSEDGRILIGKSGKLGLQMADGSDTGTYHCVSTNGDDADVLTYRVTVLEPRVEAHQENGARHTASVGETLDLPCRSTGVPDASVSWVLPGNTVLQQSSRDKQILDNGTLRLLHVAQDDQGHYRCVAANPAGVDFLVNQVLVKIKREKSAERNTETDGSGFDEPNSMGRLQDPPAAHLPTSPPMGAETGTHVGSPSKNPKQRVLTSQRRGASASWRSREHRRQLPPSAQRIDPRRWAALLEKAKKNVMPEKQEKTAGKPPLPVTPVPGIPGEEADSSGMLPPDEQPMVPATKAPAVLTRTVAADSRTSPGGPVTSKTAGTPVAPLVSPQTLSPEEPRDFRPSTTIKTQVTPKNINPTTSGEMQDTTNPNLPAVFPLLTEATPFQDADDVERKKGPLQTASPVTVGATAIKDIHMQTLSNAAGQAGIFSGSVNATKSHQRSVTGLGEPRSHHAPPHSTHKPRTTKLPSGPHTAAPSPLHIPRKSTMNGPLSRRFGRWRKIWSRGRIISPSRTPVLRPHRFSVVRPTPRGSSEESTTAFPAPEISAACPSCSPRERLTAEEAALSSPSLSPVTLPKTEIASVTAEEPTTLVHNPSLLLENKPEADAEKPTPMTKYSSAQSAHVTPTTAVMTQATGTSSPSGSKANETTRYSVIVSPLPGPTIKSPVPATPAITRSSRRKIPWHQIFVNNHIQREKLKNQHKFGSQSSTDTVLPKISPALPTDKVSPFHFTTRSASVMKIPSVTPATTHLSHTNTHSLVSLPTMKELPSLPIYPTPPSSSSNESSTNSISMQTDVLTTTPTAPASIVINKAQIDRPRAQKEPRKKEPQKNMSDPSISPTHSSGFITSTTVTPPVLAAAETSAKPSVSAFTHSPPENTNEISGTIGLHPGSLNLTAVLQQPSQEGTRALKNMTASETTLSSKLQSTTTRNTIRNSTRKTFLSPSATPMPIPTPPPPSHQSEVADDMATPTFRMMTGAMVEPHESSKHNATPQQLAAASPQTHPNAKSAVGTIHFTYSSLLPSTPMPALVTVKPQDSKLTPSPWSENHFWHKSHPEIAEKGNKPVVSVLPTPGLPEVTTHASNWDIQKNAKESGFDKTAVQKITTSEFLPFDALSRDTFERPRIIGGKAASFTVPANSDAFLPCEAAGNPVPTIHWTRVSSGLDLSKRELNSRFQVLSNGTLAIQRVDIQDRGQYLCSASNPFGTDRLHVTLSVVSYPPRIKERRTKEITVHSGSTVELTCRADGRPSPTISWILANRTVISESSKGNRQALVTSDGTLVIHNLSIYDRGFYKCVASNSVGQDALLVKIQVIAAPPVILEQKRQVIAGTRGETLKLPCTAKGTPQPSVHWVLSDGTEVKPLEFVNSKFLFSNGTLFIRNVASSDRGTYECIATSSTGSERRVVIITVEEQETIPRIEFASQKWTEVNLGDKLLLNCSATGEPKPKITWRLPSKAVVDQWHRMGSRIHVYPNGSLFVGSVTEKDGGDYLCVARNNMGDDLTLMHVSLRRKPAKIDHKHYFKKQVFHGKDFQVDCKASGSPVPEISWSLPDGTMINSAMQADDSGRRTRRLTLFHNGTLYFNKVGMAEEGNYTCYAQNTLGKDEMQVHLTVITAAPRIQQTSKTNTRITAGDTAVLDCEVVGEPEPKIFWLLPSNDMISFSKDRYTVHANGSLSISGVRLLDSGQYVCVARNPSGDDTRAYKLDVVSKPPLINGLYANKTVIKATAVRHSKRHFDCRAEGTPSPQIMWIMPENIFLTAPYYGSRITVHRNGTLEIRNMRLSDSADFTCVARNEGGESVLVIRLEVVEMLRRPTFRNPFNEKVVAQLGKSTALNCSVDGNPPPEIIWILPNGTQFPSGPHNSQYLIASNGSFIIYKTTRDDAGKYRCGARNKVGYIEKLIVLEIGRKPVILTYEPGTLYSFSGDTVSMHCVSLGSPKPRVQWTLPSGYIIDRPQIDGKYILHENGTLVIKEATAYDRGNYICQAQNSIGRALITVPVMVVAYAPRITSRLPRSVRTRTGMAVQLHCKALGVPKPEITWEAPDHSLLSAANRGRTRTNRPFHPQGTLVIRNPQTSDSGIYRCTAKNSLGSDYATTYIQVV, from the exons ATGAAGCCGAAAGGCAGGGGAAGCCCCAGCTTACTGCTGTCCTTCACTGCAGCCTGCCTGATAGCCCTCCCCAGGGGCAGGGCCTGTCCTCGCCGCTGCGCCTGTTACCTGCCTACAGAGGTGCACTGCACGTTTCGGTACCTCACCTCCATCCCAGAGAGCATCCCACCCAACGTGGAACGTATCAATTTAGG GTACAACAGCTTGGTTAGATTAACAGAAGCAGATTTTTCTGGCCTGAACAAGTTGGAGTTACTAATGCTACACAGCAATGGAATTCACACAATCCCTGCTAAGACCTTCTCGGATTTGCAAGCATTGCAG GTCTTAAAAATGAGCTATAACAAAGTtcgaaaacttcagagggacacTTTTTATGGCCTCAGAAGCTTGACACGGTTGCATATGGACCACAACAACATTGAGTTTATAAACCCAGAGGTTTTTTATGGACTCACCTCTCTCCGACTGGTGCACTTGGAAGGGAACCAACTCACTAAGCTTCATCCGGATACATTTGTCTCCTTGCGCTACCTCcggatatttaaaatatctttcattaaGTACCTATACTTGTCTGATAACTTTCTGAGCTCCATCCCTCAAGAGATGGTCACCTACATGTCTGATCTGGAAAGCCTTTATCTTCATGGGAATCCTTGGATCTGCGACTGTCGACTGACATGGCTGGCTGTCTGGTTACGGGAGAAGCCAG atatcataaaatgcaaaaaagacaGAAGTCCCTCCAGTCCTCAGCAGTGCCCGCTTTGCATGAACCCCAGGACCTCTAAAGGCAAGCCCTTGGTTATGGTCCCAGCGGCAGCCTTCCTGTGTGCCAAGCCCACCATTGACCCCTCTCTGAAGCTGAAGAGCCTGACTGTTCCAGAAGACAGTGGTTCTGTGTTGGTCTCTCCCCAAGATTTCATGGCTCCCTTCGGCTCTCTGACTTTGAATATAACAGACCAGACTGGAAATGAAGCTAACATGATCTGCAGTATTCAAAGGCCGGCAGTGACCTCATCCATTGCATTCACTGCAGAAAATGACAACATCACGCTGAATGCTTCACTGTCAACATTTCTGGTGTGTGACATGGATGACAGCCACATTCAGCCAGTCTGGCAGGTTCTGGCTTTGTACGGTGACTCCCCTCTGATCCTAGAAAGGAGTCACGTGTTCACTGAAACCCCACAGCCCTGCCACAAATATAAACAGGTGGTACTGAGGCCTGAAGACATCTTTACCAACATTGAGGCTGGTCTCAGAGCAGATCCCCCGTGGTTCATGCAAGACCGAATCTCCttgcaactgaacagaactgccACCACCCTCAGTACACTGCAGATCCAGTACTCCAGTGATGTCCACGTCACTCTACCAAGGTCAGAGAGACAGCCGGAGAGACACCGGTGGACCATGATTTCCAGAGATAACAATACTAAGCTGGAACGCACTGTTTTGGTGGGTGGGACCATTGACCTAGACTGCCCTGGCCAAGGAGAGCCTCCCCCACATCTGGAGTGGCTTCTGGCCGATGGAAGTAAAGTGAGAGCCCCTTATGTGAGTGAGGATGGACGAATCCTGATCGGCAAAAGTGGAAAACTGGGGCTCCAGATGGCTGATGGCTCTGACACCGGCACATACCACTGCGTAAGCACAAACGGCGACGACGCAGACGTCCTCACGTACAGGGTCACCGTGCTAGAGCCCCGCGTGGAAGCCCATCAGGAAAATGGGGCCCGTCACACGGCTTCCGTCGGTGAAACGCTTGACCTTCCCTGCCGTTCTACCGGCGTCCCGGATGCCTCTGTTAGCTGGGTTCTCCCAGGAAACACTGTGCTGCAGCAGTCCTCAAGAGACAAGCAGATTCTCGACAACGGCACGTTAAGACTACTGCACGTCGCTCAAGACGACCAGGGTCACTATCGCTGTGTAGCAGCCAACCCAGCGGGGGTCGATTTTTTAGTCAACCAAGTTTTGgtcaaaataaaaagggaaaagtcAGCAGAGCGTAACACAGAAACAGATGGATCGGGGTTTGATGAGCCCAATTCCATGGGTCGGCTTCAGGATCCACCGGCTGCACATCTCCCCACGTCTCCTCCCATGGGGGCTGAGACTGGAACACATGTCGGGAGCCCAAGTAAGAATCCCAAACAGCGGGTATTAACATCCCAGAGGCGTGGAGCGTCAGCCAGCTGGCGTTCCAGGGAGCACAGGAGGcagctccctccctctgcccagaGGATTGACCCACGGCGCTGGGCAGCGCTTCTGGAGAAAGCTAAAAAGAATGTGATGCCCGAAAAGCAAGAGAAGACCGCAGGAAAGCCACCTTTGCCAGTCACCCCAGTCCCGGGTATACCCGGTGAGGAAGCAGACTCATCAGGCATGCTCCCTCCAGATGAGCAACCTATGGTCCCAGCAACTAAAGCTCCGGCCGTTCTGACAAGGACAGTGGCTGCAGATTCCAGAACATCACCTGGCGGCCCTGTGACAAGTAAAACTGCGGGCACCCCAGTCGCCCCACTTGTGAGTCCACAGACCCTATCACCTGAAGAACCAAGAGATTTCAGACCATCTACTACTATTAAAACTCAAGTCACGCCAAAGAACATAAACCCAACCACATCAGGCGAAATGCAAGACACAACCAACCCAAATTTACCCGCTGTGTTTCCTCTACTAACGGAAGCAACTCCGTTTCAGGATGCTGACGACGTGGAGAGAAAAAAAGGGCCCTTGCAAACTGCATCCCCAGTAACAGTGGGGGCTACAGCGATCAAAGATATCCATATGCAAACGCTGAGTAATGCTGCAGGCCAAGCTGGTATATTTTCAGGGTCAGTAAACGCCACAAAGAGTCATCAGAGATCTGTAACAGGACTTGGTGAACCCAGGAGCCATCACGCTCCTCCTCACAGTACTCACAAACCTCGCACCACTAAGCTCCCTTCAGGCCCACACACTGCTGCTCCTTCTCCGTTACATATTCCAAGAAAGAGTACAATGAACGGTCCGCTGTCCAGGCGCTTTGGAAGATGGCGCAAAATTTGGAGCAGGGGGCGAATCATCAGCCCATCCAGGACACCAGTTCTCCGACCGCACAGATTCAGCGTTGTACGGCCCACACCCAGAGGCTCTTCAGAAGAAAGCACCACTGCATTTCCAGCCCCAGAGATCAGTGCGGCGTGCCCATCCTGTTCTCCCAGAGAAAGGCTCACCGCTGAGGAGGCAGCGCTGTCTTCTCCCAGCTTATCCCCCGTCACCCTCCCCAAAACTGAAATTGCCAGCGTCACAGCAGAAGAACCTACAACTCTAGTTCACAACCCATCATTACTGCTTGAGAACAAACCAGAGGCAGATGCTGAGAAGCCCACCCCCATGACAAAGTACTCCAGTGCTCAAAGTGCCCACGTGACTCCAACCACTGCAGTTATGACTCAGGCAACAGGTACTAGCTCCCCAAGTGGGTCTAAAGCCAATGAGACCACCAGATATTCTGTGATTGTATCACCACTTCCGGGTCCTACCATCAAGTCACCTGTGCCTGCCACTCCAGCTATTACCAGATCCTCAAGGAGGAAAATCCCTTGGCATCAGATCTTTGTAAATAACCATATCCAAAGAGAAAAGCTAAAGAATCAGCATAAATTTGGTTCACAAAGCAGCACAGACACGGTGCTTCCTAAAATATCTCCTGCTTTACCCACAGATAAAGTTTCTCCCTTCCACTTCACAACACGCTCAGCTAGTGTAATGAAAATCCCATCTGTAACACCAGCCACAACTCACCTCAGTCACACTAACACACACAGCCTTGTAAGTCTCCCAACAATGAAGGAGCTGCCCTCCCTACCCATTTACCCTACACCTCCTAGTAGCTCAAGCAACGAATCAAGTACAAATTCCATATCAATGCAAACAGATGTACTGACGACCACGCCTACTGCCCCTGCATCTATCGTTATCAACAAAGCCCAAATAGACAGGCCCAGGGCGCAAAAAGAACCAAGAAAAAAGGAGCCTCAGAAGAATATGAGTGACCCAAGTATCTCTCCCACCCACTCCTCTGGCTTCATTACATCCACCACTGTGACACCTCCTGTTCTAGCAGCAGCGGAAACTTCAGCCAAGCCCAGTGTGTCTGCTTTCACTCATTCTCCTCCAGAGAACACAAATGAAATTTCAGGCACAATTGGTCTTCATCCAGGAAGCTTGAATCTGACAGCTGTACTTCAACAACCATCCCAGGAGGGCACTCGGGCTTTGAAGAATATGACTGCTTCTGAAACCACTTTGTCCAGCAAACTGCAGAGTACCACTACTAGGAACACAATCAGAAACTCAACCAGGAAGACCTTCCTGAGCCCCAGCGCCACTCCAATGCCAATCCCTACCCCCCCTCCCCCGAGTCATCAAAGTGAGGTCGCTGATGATATGGCCACACCCACTTTCAGGATGATGACAGGTGCCATGGTTGAGCCACATGAATCCTCAAAGCACAATGCTACTCCTCAGCAATTAGCAGCAGCATCTCCCCAAACTCACCCAAATGCCAAATCTGCAGTTGGAACCATTCACTTCACCTACTCCAGTCTGTTACCTTCTACTCCTATGCCAGCGCTAGTAACAGTTAAACCACAGGATTCTAAGCTGACTCCCTCTCCCTGGTCAGAAAACCACTTTTGGCACAAGTCACACCCAGAAATTGCTGAAAAAGGCAACAAGCCCGTAGTGAGTGTACTGCCCACCCCAGGCTTGCCAGAGGTCACCACTCATGCTTCCAACTGGGATATACAGAAGAATGCAAAGGAAAGTGGCTTTGATAAAACAGCAGTTCAAAAAATAACAACTTCCGAATTCCTCCCCTTTGACGCTTTATCTAGGGATACATTTGAAAGGCCCAGAATAATTGGAGGAAAAGCAGCAAGTTTTACTGTTCCAGCTAACTCAGATGCCTTTCTTCCTTGTGAGGCTGCTGGAAATCCTGTGCCCACTATCCACTGGACCAGAGTCTCATCAG GACTTGATTTGTCTAAGAGGGAACTGAATAGCAGGTTCCAGGTGCTCTCCAACGGCACCCTGGCCATACAGAGGGTGGACATTCAGGACCGTGGACAGTACCTGTGCTCGGCATCCAATCCATTTGGCACAGACCGCCTCCATGTCACCTTGTCCGTGGTTTCCTATCCCCCCCGGATCAAGGAGAGACGTACTAAGGAGATCACAGTCCATTCTGGAAGCACAGTGGAGTTGACGTGCAGAGCTGATGGGAGGCCCAGCCCTACAATTTCCTGGATTCTTGCAAACCGAACGGTGATCTCTGAATCATCCAAGGGGAACAGACAGGCCCTGGTGACATCTGACGGAACTCTGGTCATCCACAATCTCAGCATTTATGACCGAGGCTTTTATAAATGCGTGGCCAGCAACTCAGTGGGCCAGGATGCACTGCTGGTTAAAATACAAGTCATTGCGGCCCCACCTGTGATTCTAGAGCAAAAGAGGCAAGTTATCGCAGGGACCCGGGGTGAAACTTTGAAACTGCCCTGTACTGCAAAAGGCACCCCTCAGCCCAGTGTTCACTGGGTCCTCTCGGATGGCACTGAAGTGAAACCATTAGAATTCGTCAACTCTAAGTTCTTGTTTTCAAATGGAACTCTGTTTATAAGAAATGTAGCCTCTTCAGACAGGGGCACTTATGAATGCATTGCTACCAGCTCCACTGGCTCAGAGAGAAGGGTGGTAATCATTACAGTGGAAGAACAAGAGACCATCCCCAGGATCGAATTTGCATCCCAGAAATGGACTGAGGTGAATCTGGGGGACAAACTACTGCTGAACTGCTCAGCCACTGGGGAGCCGAAACCGAAAATCACCTGGAGGCTCCCGTCCAAGGCTGTCGTCGACCAGTGGCACAG aatGGGCAGCCGAATCCATGTCTACCCAAATGGATCCTTGTTTGTTGGGTCAGTAACAGAGAAAGACGGCGGAGACTACTTGTGTGTGGCGAGAAACAACATGGGGGACGATCTGACCCTGATGCACGTGAGCCTAAGACGGAAACCGGCCAAGATTGACCACAAGCACTACTTTAAAAAGCAAGTGTTTCACGGCAAAGACTTCCAGGTCGACTGCAAGGCTTCCGGCTCACCAGTGCCCGAgatatcctggagtttgcctgACGGGACGATGATCAACAGCGCCATGCAGGCCGACGACAGCGGCCGCAGGACCAGGAGGCTCACCCTCTTCCACAACGGAACCTTATACTTCAACAAGGTCGGGATGGCAGAGGAAGGGAACTACACCTGCTACGCCCAGAACACCCTCGGGAAGGACGAGATGCAAGTCCACCTCACAGTCATCACAGCCGCCCCGCGGATCCAGCAGACTTCCAAGACCAACACGAGAATCACGGCCGGAGACACTGCTGTCCTCGACTGTGAGGTTGTTGGAGAACCCGAGCCAAAAATATTTTGGCTGCTGCCTTCCAATGACATGATTTCATTCTCCAAGGACAGGTACACGGTCCATGCGAACGGGTCTTTGTCCATCAGTGGGGTGAGACTGCTCGATTCTGGGCAGTACGTGTGTGTGGCCCGGAACCCCAGCGGGGACGACACCAGAGCCTACAAGCTGGACGTGGTCTCCAAGCCGCCGTTAATCAATGGTCTGTATGCGAACAAAACTGTCATTAAAGCCACAGCTGTGAGACATTCCAAAAGACACTTTGACTGCAGAGCGGAAGGGACACCGTCTCCTCAAATCATGTGGATCATGCCCGAGAATATTTTCCTCACGGCTCCATACTATGGCAGCAGAATCACTGTCCACAGAAATGGAACCCTGGAAATCAGGAATATGAGGCTTTCAGACTCCGCTGATTTCACCTGCGTGGCTCGGAATGAAGGAGGAGAGAGTGTGCTGGTGATACGGCTAGAGGTGGTAGAAATGCTGAGAAGGCCGACGTTCAGAAATCCCTTTAATGAAAAAGTAGTTGCCCAGCTTGGAAAGTCCACAGCACTGAATTGCTCTGTTGATGGAAACCCACCACCTGAAATAATCTGGATTTTACCAAATGGCACACAGTTCCCCAGTGGACCACACAATTCTCAGTATCTAATAGCTAGTAATGGTTCGTTCATCATTTACAAGACAACACGGGATGATGCAGGAAAATATCGGTGTGGCGCAAGAAATAAAGTTGGTTACATTGAGAAGTTGATTGTATTAGAAATTGGCCGGAAGCCGGTGATTCTAACTTACGAACCAGGGACACTGTACAGCTTCAGTGGGGACACTGTATCGATGCACTGTGTCTCCCTCGGAAGCCCTAAGCCACGTGTCCAATGGACTTTGCCAAGTGGCTACATAATAGATAGGCCTCAGATTGATGGAAAATACATCTTGCATGAAAATGGCACCTTAGTCATCAAAGAAGCAACAGCTTATGACAGAGGAAACTACATCTGTCAGGCTCAAAATAGTATCGGTCGGGCGTTGATCACCGTGCCAGTGATGGTTGTAGCCTACGCTCCCCGGATCACCAGTCGCCTGCCCAGGAGCGTCCGCACAAGGACAGGCATGGCCGTCCAGCTCCACTGTAAGGCTCTGGGGGTCCCCAAGCCAGAAATCACATGGGAGGCGCCTGACCACTCCCTGCTCTCCGCGGCAAACAGAGGGAGGACACGGACAAACCGGCCTTTTCACCCACAAGGTACCCTAGTCATTCGGAATCCACAGACCTCGGATTCTGGGATATACAGATGCACAGCAAAGAATTCACTTGGAAGCGATTATGCAACAACTTACATTCAAGTAGTCTAA